In Stieleria varia, one genomic interval encodes:
- a CDS encoding BatA domain-containing protein: MSFLNWALLGGAMAFTIPLVIHLMHRSRFTTVDWGAMHLLASVIRVNRRRMQITNLLLLLLRCLIPILLAACLARPVITGFQALQGDAPTSLILVIDDSRSMAAANDSGRSPIESAKQQIRVLLGEMSRRDEIILVRSSRIGAPASRMGVADAIKRVAGIQAVSGPVELGKLIDASADAAKDATHANRRVLIVSDFQANSVGSATLDTARRYAASELDVAAKPVFSFLNVGGDAGEMRNVSVDEISIDSPAVVAGRTARFSARVRNASDLKATDLRLIWSIDGQPLQPRVISLDERASTTVRLSRVIDEPGVHQVTVAVEHGDALSDDNRRSVAVDVLKEVSVVLVDGKPSKEPLAGHVDYLSMALSPFAFGGDDQPDPVRAEVISESKLIKTLQETRPQVLVLANVGKLNDDQKAEVAKFVLLGGSLMVFDGDAVKPETYNEAWKAEDGEIRFPSQLAEVVGNPSDSDALPVKLADPSDQYTPWRLLTENQQQPLGDIDVMAYRKLQVMSVAPVTSEPISDVAATADATGDGESSEEKPMESEQSVVLLSAVNGDPIVVSRGQGDGNIIQFAISANDAWTNFPLRLVYLPMMQQMVLDLAGKNDAATLQVGDPVVIPVAALISVTDVGESEDSDSPNGDKSDELVRRSYTIETPGGDHSINPIIGTDGADKDDEAGKLVWTATHQPGAYRIRCVSTKARTSDAEPTVTSTLRVVEVAASESRLEDVESSRLENVAQNMSASVFTEIGDFRADERVRRFGREIWRWLLVALLVALVAEVWLQQNMVRRSGLQGARS; the protein is encoded by the coding sequence ATGAGCTTTTTGAACTGGGCGTTGCTGGGCGGCGCGATGGCGTTCACGATTCCGCTGGTGATTCACTTGATGCACCGCAGCCGATTCACGACCGTGGATTGGGGGGCGATGCATTTGTTGGCCAGCGTGATCCGCGTCAATCGCCGGCGGATGCAAATCACCAACCTGTTGCTGTTGTTGCTGAGATGCTTGATTCCGATCCTGTTGGCGGCTTGTTTGGCGCGGCCGGTGATCACGGGATTCCAAGCTTTGCAGGGCGATGCTCCGACATCGCTGATCCTGGTGATCGATGACAGTCGGTCCATGGCCGCGGCCAACGACAGCGGGCGATCGCCGATCGAATCGGCCAAGCAGCAGATTCGCGTCTTGTTGGGTGAGATGTCGCGACGTGATGAAATCATCCTGGTACGCTCCAGTCGAATCGGGGCACCGGCCAGTCGCATGGGCGTTGCCGACGCGATCAAACGCGTGGCGGGGATCCAAGCGGTCAGTGGGCCGGTGGAACTGGGCAAGCTGATTGACGCTTCTGCAGACGCGGCCAAAGACGCCACGCATGCGAATCGACGCGTTTTGATTGTGTCGGATTTCCAGGCTAACTCGGTCGGTTCGGCGACCTTGGATACCGCGCGACGTTATGCGGCGTCCGAGTTGGATGTGGCGGCCAAGCCGGTGTTCAGCTTTTTGAATGTCGGCGGCGATGCGGGGGAAATGCGAAACGTCTCGGTCGACGAAATCTCAATCGATTCACCCGCCGTGGTCGCTGGACGCACGGCACGATTCTCTGCGCGTGTCCGCAATGCCAGCGATTTGAAAGCGACCGATCTGAGATTGATCTGGTCGATCGATGGACAACCGTTGCAGCCACGCGTGATCTCACTGGACGAACGCGCCAGCACCACGGTCCGACTTTCGCGGGTGATCGATGAGCCGGGTGTTCACCAAGTCACCGTGGCGGTGGAGCATGGCGATGCACTTTCGGATGACAACCGACGCTCGGTCGCCGTTGACGTGTTGAAAGAAGTCTCCGTCGTCTTGGTCGATGGTAAACCGAGCAAGGAACCGTTGGCCGGTCACGTGGATTATTTGTCGATGGCGCTCAGTCCGTTTGCGTTTGGCGGCGACGACCAGCCTGATCCGGTGCGAGCCGAAGTGATCTCTGAGAGCAAGCTCATCAAGACGCTTCAAGAGACTCGTCCGCAGGTCCTGGTGTTGGCGAATGTTGGCAAGCTGAACGATGATCAAAAAGCGGAGGTTGCCAAGTTTGTGCTCCTGGGTGGATCGTTGATGGTGTTCGATGGAGACGCCGTCAAACCAGAGACTTACAACGAAGCCTGGAAGGCCGAGGATGGCGAGATCCGTTTTCCCTCACAGTTGGCCGAAGTCGTTGGCAACCCCTCCGACTCCGATGCCTTGCCCGTCAAACTCGCCGACCCGAGCGACCAGTACACACCGTGGCGATTGCTGACGGAAAACCAGCAACAGCCGCTCGGTGACATCGACGTGATGGCGTACCGCAAGTTACAAGTCATGTCGGTTGCTCCGGTGACGTCCGAGCCGATCAGCGACGTTGCGGCGACTGCGGACGCAACCGGAGACGGGGAATCCAGTGAAGAAAAACCGATGGAGTCAGAACAGTCGGTCGTGCTCCTGTCGGCCGTCAACGGGGATCCGATTGTTGTGTCACGAGGGCAGGGAGACGGTAACATCATTCAATTTGCGATTTCCGCCAATGACGCTTGGACAAATTTCCCTTTGCGATTGGTTTACTTGCCGATGATGCAACAAATGGTCTTGGATCTTGCCGGCAAGAACGATGCGGCAACCTTGCAGGTCGGTGATCCCGTGGTCATACCCGTTGCCGCATTGATCAGTGTGACAGACGTCGGAGAGTCTGAAGACAGTGATTCTCCCAACGGCGATAAGAGTGACGAACTTGTTCGACGTAGCTACACGATCGAGACGCCCGGCGGAGATCATTCGATCAACCCGATCATTGGCACAGACGGGGCGGACAAGGATGACGAAGCCGGCAAGCTCGTTTGGACGGCCACGCATCAGCCGGGGGCGTACCGAATTCGCTGTGTATCGACCAAAGCAAGAACGAGCGACGCTGAACCCACGGTGACATCGACGTTGCGGGTGGTGGAAGTGGCGGCGTCGGAATCGCGTTTGGAAGACGTCGAATCCAGTCGGCTGGAGAATGTTGCCCAGAACATGAGTGCCAGCGTGTTCACTGAGATCGGCGATTTCCGCGCCGACGAGCGAGTGCGGCGGTTTGGTCGCGAGATCTGGCGTTGGCTGTTGGTTGCATTGTTGGTCGCGTTGGTGGCCGAAGTATGGCTGCAACAGAACATGGTTCGGCGTTCTGGATTGCAAGGAGCCCGGTCATGA